One part of the Solea solea chromosome 1, fSolSol10.1, whole genome shotgun sequence genome encodes these proteins:
- the cavin4a gene encoding caveolae-associated protein 4a, with the protein MDQHKYRTAGVQEKLEIVGVEDEAGNPISALTILSLLERVAGIIDNVQSGQQRMEERQLELENNIKSIQGDVMKLAKDHGDTSGTVEKLLQKTRKVSANVKEVRSRVEKQNVRVKKVESTQDELLTRNKFRVVIYQGETEVPSVAVTKSPKGMGLEGLEIEPDSYDAPADLSSDEEYLSVEETESSRAARLKKSMVKSTETLKAAFSKENMNKTKDNLGSKFHNLGEKVMPPERREKMHQAGERLKQSGERLKDNIAKKAPNKETFRIKLKKERVVAEGQEGAEGEAEPHEQAKEEEEPQAPNQGIAYTEVTTESKREGPVE; encoded by the exons ATGGATCAGCATAAGTATCGCACAGCGGGCGTCCAGGAGAAGCTGGAGATCGTCGGGGTGGAGGACGAGGCCGGGAACCCCATCAGCGCCCTGACTATCCTGTCCCTGCTAGAGCGCGTGGCCGGCATCATCGACAACGTCCAGTCCGGCCAGCAGCGCATGGAGGAGCGtcagctggagctggagaacAACATCAAGAGCATCCAGGGCGACGTCATGAAGCTGGCCAAGGACCACGGCGACACCAGCGGCACGGTGGAGAAGCTCCTGCAGAAGACCCGCAAGGTCAGCGCCAACGTCAAGGAGGTCCGCTCCCGCGTGGAGAAGCAGAACGTACGAGTCAAAAAGGTCGAGTCCACACAGGACGAGCTGCTGACGCGCAACAAGTTCCGAGTGGTCATCTATCAG GGGGAGACAGAGGTTCCATCTGTTGCTGTCACTAAGTCTCCTAAAGGCATGGGCCTGGAGGGGCTGGAGATCGAACCCGACTCCTATGACGCCCCCGCTGACCTCTCCTCCGACGAAGAGTACCTGAGCGTGGAGGAGACAGAGTCTTCTCGAGCCGCTCGCCTCAAGAAGTCCATGGTGAAGAGCACGGAGACACTGAAGGCTGCCTTCTCCAAGGAGAACATGAACAAGACCAAAGACAACCTCGGCTCCAAGTTCCACAACCTGGGCGAGAAGGTCATGCCTCCCGAGCGGCGCGAGAAGATGCACCAGGCCGGCGAGCGGCTGAAGCAGTCGGGCGAGCGGCTAAAGGACAACATTGCCAAGAAAGCTCCCAACAAAGAAACCTTTCGCATCAAGCTGAAGAAGGAGAGGGTTGTCGCCGAAGGTCAGGAGGGCGCCGAGGGCGAAGCCGAGCCCCACGAACAggccaaggaggaggaggagccacagGCGCCGAACCAGGGCATCGCCTACACCGAGGTCACAACGGAAAGCAAGAGGGAGGGGCCAGTGGAGTAG
- the ift57 gene encoding intraflagellar transport protein 57 homolog produces MMMADEGRGADEEERGPGAAQHVFVLMESLMEKLKVLNYEEEILSKHNMKNLSRHYFVSSPYLASNPGEQFYMFTIIAAWLIDAAGRPFTKPQESDEPNATVSNILAELRAFGVKVDFPPSKLKSGSGEYVCLVLDRLAEEALRRRGFSFRRPTYPTETTEEESVMEDDAELTLSKVEEEMIDEPDEEEENVMDLEALKLRSTRAEMETSSKPDEILEATVDAAEWSLEVERVLPQLKVTVRMDNKDWRIHVDQMHQHRDGIRSSLKEAKSFLDKLQDDISRSLEKVSSREKYINNQLEHLILEYRSAQAKLSEVRERYQQASGGVTERTRVLAEISEELEKVKQEMEEKGSSMSDGAPVVKIKQSLTKLKQEIVQMDVRIGVVQHTLLQAKLKEKSNMTRDMHATNIPESTVGTGPFT; encoded by the exons ATGATGATGGCGGACGAAGGCAGGGGGGCTGATGAAGAGGAGCGCGGCCCTGGAGCGGCTCAGCACGTGTTTGTGTTGATGGAAAGTTTAATGGAAAAACTCAAGGTGTTAAACTATGAGGAGGAGATTCTGAGCAAACACAACATGAAGAACCTGTCCAG ACATTATTTTGTCTCCAGTCCATATCTGGCTTCTAACCCTGGTGAGCAGTTCTACATGTTCACCATCATCGCGGCGTGGCTCATCGACGCTGCGGGGAGGCCGTTCACCAAACCGCAGGAGTCCGACGAGCCCAACGCCACCGTGTCCAACATCCTGGCCGAGCTGCGAGCTTTT ggtgttAAAGTGGATTTCCCACCCTCCAAACTGAAGTCTGGATCAGGCGAGTACGTCTGCCTGGTTCTGGACCGCCTGGCCGAGGAGGCCCTGAGGAGGCGGGGCTTTTCCTTCAGAAG ACCAACCTACCCGACAGAAACCACAGAGGAAGAGTCTGTGATGGAGGACGACGCAGAGCTCACACTCAgcaaagtggaggaggagatgatC GACGAacctgatgaggaggaggagaacgtGATGGATCTGGAGGCTCTGAAGTTACGCTCGACCAGGGCC gaAATGGAGACGTCATCTAAACCGGACGAGATCCTGGAGGCGACGGTGGATGCGGCTGAGTGGAGCCTGGAGGTGGAGAGAGTTCTGCCTCAGCTCAAAGTCACTGTCAGGATGGACAACAAG GACTGGAGGATCCATGTGGACCAGATGCATCAACACCGAGACGGGATCAGGTCTTCACTCAAAGAGGCCAAG AGTTTCCTGGACAAACTGCAGGACGACATCAGCAGGAGTCTGGAGAAggtgagcagcagagagaagtaCATCAACAACCAGCTGGAACATCTGATCCTCGAGTACAGGAGCGCCCAGGCTAAACTGAGCGAG GTCAGAGAGCGATACCAGCAGGCGAGTGGAGGAGTCACTGAACGCACCAGGGTCCTGGctgag atcagtgaggagctggagaaggtgaagcaggagatggaggagaaaggCAGCAGCATGTCCGATGGAG CTCCGGTGGTGAAGATCAAGCAGAGTCTGACGAAGCTGAAGCAGGAGATCGTTCAGATGGACGTGAGGATCGGCGTGGTGCAGCACACGCTGCTGCAGGCCAAACTCAAAGAGAAGTCCAACATGACACGCGACATGCACGCCACCAACATCCCCGAGTCCACGGTTGGCACCGGGCCCTTCACGTGA
- the tmem71 gene encoding transmembrane protein 71 — protein sequence MSLFFSGAVTSSPIKRRLRTNPSSQSLDASLLSPDSSYVCYSSAEGDAPCCCRRSARLLTNGYYAVTEDSFTWDDEGNVSLTPCKTSVSYKENPVRVFRRRRRPRDALARLLSDVTESCQTWLGEKVFRGVFGTRQNLNQDLDLDSEYVRGHDWSRRSQQGAEPATLDEAWSALSSSEVDDSRAFTYDPTEAPPPPDKVSPPPALLIQEEICSEICQSKELGGLSEVPPPSAFYTNACCCQTSPDHTGLTMKTFLLLIFTVFIVTAVITRCPWWSTTLASTVFVTMTTCMFLTKAGPMGEWRRAKTEDITSRNE from the exons ATGTCTCTGTTCTTCTCTGGAGCTGTGACGA GTTCACCGATCAAACGAAGGTTACGGACCAATCCCTCGTCTCAGAG CCTGGacgcctccctcctctctcctgacTCCTCCTACGTGTGTTACTCCTCGGCGGAGGGCGAtgccccctgctgctgccgccgctctGCGCGCCTCCTCACCAACGGCTACTACGCCGTCACCGAGGACAGTTTCACCTGGGACGACGAGGGCAACGTGTCCCTGACGCCATGTAAGACCAGCGTCTCCTACAAGGAGAACCCGGTCAG AGTTTTCCGCCGCAGACGACGACCTCGTGACGCGTTGGCCCGCCTcctcagtgatgtcacagagaGCTGCCAGACGTGGTTGGGCGAGAAAGTCTTCAGAGGTGTGTTTGGCACCCGACAGAACCTGAACCAGGACTTGGACCTAGACAGTGAGTATGTGCGGGGTCACGACTGGTCCAGGcgcagccagcagggggcggaGCCAGCGACGCTGGACGAGGCGTGGTCTGCACTGAGCAGCAGCGAGGTGGACGACAGCCGTGCTTTCACATACG ACCCAACagaggccccgccccctcctgacAAAGTTTCCCCACCCCCAGCGCTGCTGATCCAGGAGGAGATTTGCTCTGAGATCTGTCAATCAAAGGAGCTGGGCGGGCTCTCAGAAGTCCCGCCCCCTTCTGCATTTTACACCAATGCCTGCTGCTGTCAGACGTCACCTGACCACACGG gtTTGACAATGAagacttttctcctcctcatcttcaccGTCTTCATCGTCACGGCTGTGATCACGAG GTGTCCTTGGTGGAGCACAACGTTAGCATCCACCGTGTTCGTGACGATGACGacgtgtatgt TCCTGACGAAGGCGGGGCCAATGGGCGAGTGGAGGAGAGCGAAGACGGAG gacATTACATCAAGAAACGAGTGA